One part of the Thermococcus radiotolerans genome encodes these proteins:
- a CDS encoding AbrB/MazE/SpoVT family DNA-binding domain-containing protein, with product MPITKVTRNYQITIPAEIRKALGIKEGEYLAVEIRGDEIVIKRAKKTWKTFKLGRKLTAEELERISEEAMEEEMTWGQ from the coding sequence ATGCCGATAACAAAGGTCACCCGCAATTACCAGATAACGATTCCGGCCGAGATTAGGAAGGCCCTCGGAATAAAGGAGGGCGAATACCTTGCAGTTGAGATCAGGGGAGATGAGATAGTTATCAAAAGGGCCAAAAAAACCTGGAAAACATTCAAACTCGGGAGAAAGCTCACGGCGGAGGAGCTTGAGAGAATTTCAGAGGAGGCTATGGAGGAGGAAATGACATGGGGGCAGTAA
- a CDS encoding dihydroorotate dehydrogenase: MVSLEVELFGIRFENPLILASGINDKVPEQWIRAHEEGAGGVVTKSIGIEPRAGYDNPTIVELPYGLINAMGLPNPGWRGFLEMVEGYTFDFPLIVSIFGGTPEEFAFLAEKLSDVADAFELNLSCPHAKGYGMEIGQKPENVYEVVRAVKDATDKPVIAKLTPNIDDITKLGLAAEKAGADAVSAINTLKAVAIDVYARKPILSNHVGGYSGPGVKPVALRAVYDLARTLEIPVIGIGGITTWQDAVEFLLAGASAIQVGTAVSLRGWKVFREINEGIDGYLESEGFSSVRDIVGLALE, translated from the coding sequence ATGGTCAGCCTTGAAGTGGAGCTTTTCGGGATAAGGTTCGAGAATCCCCTCATTCTCGCATCGGGAATAAACGACAAGGTTCCTGAGCAGTGGATTAGGGCGCACGAGGAGGGCGCCGGCGGGGTGGTCACTAAATCAATCGGAATCGAGCCGAGGGCAGGTTACGATAATCCAACGATTGTGGAGCTCCCCTACGGCCTGATAAACGCGATGGGCCTGCCGAACCCCGGCTGGAGGGGCTTCCTTGAGATGGTCGAAGGATACACCTTTGACTTCCCGCTCATAGTCTCGATTTTCGGCGGAACGCCAGAGGAGTTCGCCTTCCTTGCGGAGAAGCTGAGCGATGTCGCCGATGCCTTCGAGCTGAACCTCAGCTGTCCCCACGCGAAGGGCTACGGGATGGAGATCGGCCAGAAGCCGGAGAACGTATATGAAGTGGTCAGGGCAGTTAAAGACGCCACGGACAAGCCCGTCATCGCGAAGCTGACGCCGAACATAGACGACATCACGAAGCTCGGTCTTGCGGCCGAGAAAGCGGGAGCAGATGCAGTCTCTGCTATAAACACGCTGAAGGCGGTGGCTATAGACGTCTACGCGAGGAAGCCGATACTGAGCAACCACGTCGGTGGCTACTCGGGGCCAGGCGTGAAGCCGGTAGCTTTGAGGGCCGTCTACGACCTCGCGAGAACGCTTGAAATCCCGGTCATAGGCATCGGCGGCATAACGACGTGGCAGGACGCGGTGGAGTTTCTCCTCGCCGGAGCCTCGGCCATTCAGGTTGGTACCGCCGTCTCGCTCCGTGGGTGGAAGGTATTCCGGGAGATAAACGAGGGAATAGATGGATACCTCGAAAGCGAGGGCTTTTCGAGCGTGAGGGATATAGTCGGCCTGGCGCTGGAGTAA
- a CDS encoding PIN domain-containing protein, with product MGAVIDSNVFIYAAVEDSEYHENAMELIHSLDRWIVPTIVIYETVWNFRKLGFSTEEAKELVEQILFDPRTSLADDRQYLLEGFELLENLSLTHYNDSVVLATAKDIGTLATYDKKLRNRAAKLGIKLLPEELE from the coding sequence ATGGGGGCAGTAATCGACTCAAACGTCTTTATCTATGCTGCCGTTGAGGATTCCGAGTATCACGAGAACGCCATGGAACTCATTCATTCCCTTGACCGCTGGATTGTGCCGACGATAGTGATTTATGAAACCGTTTGGAATTTCAGGAAGCTTGGCTTCAGCACCGAAGAAGCGAAAGAACTCGTCGAGCAGATACTCTTTGATCCGAGGACGTCCCTTGCTGACGACAGGCAATATCTGCTCGAAGGCTTTGAACTGCTGGAGAACCTTAGCCTGACGCACTACAACGACTCCGTAGTCCTCGCCACAGCGAAGGACATAGGAACCCTCGCCACATACGATAAAAAGCTTAGAAACCGTGCTGCAAAATTGGGAATTAAACTGCTCCCGGAGGAGTTGGAATGA
- a CDS encoding pyridoxal-phosphate dependent enzyme has translation MHPKIDSLLARFPRVELIGWETPIQYLPKISSMVGVDVYVKRDDLTGFGIGGNKIRKLEFLLGDAMAKGADTVITLGAVHSNHAFVTALAAKSLGLDALLVLRGREELKGNYLLDKLVGIETRVFKAEKTTDLIPMAEEIAGELRAEGRKPYLIPIGGASPIGTLGYVRGVGEIASQANGLGLEFDTVVDAVGSGGTLAGITLGLSLLGAETEPVGMGVGIFAGDMEGRVVELAEETQKLLGTKCRIKKPRIHDYSFGAYGKIVKEVGETIRLVAKLEGILLDPVYTGKAFHGLMEMAQTDELGETVLFIHTGGTPGLFHYGEEMLRLMEKP, from the coding sequence ATGCATCCAAAGATAGACTCTCTTCTCGCCAGGTTTCCAAGGGTGGAGCTCATCGGCTGGGAAACGCCGATCCAGTACCTTCCGAAGATAAGCTCGATGGTCGGCGTTGACGTCTACGTCAAGCGCGATGACCTCACAGGCTTTGGAATCGGCGGGAATAAGATAAGAAAGCTCGAATTCCTCCTGGGCGATGCGATGGCCAAGGGCGCCGATACCGTGATAACCCTCGGTGCGGTCCACTCGAACCACGCTTTCGTGACGGCCCTGGCCGCAAAGAGCTTAGGTCTAGATGCTCTCCTCGTTCTCCGCGGGAGGGAGGAGCTCAAGGGCAACTACCTCCTCGACAAGCTGGTCGGGATAGAGACGAGGGTCTTCAAGGCCGAGAAGACGACCGACCTGATTCCTATGGCGGAGGAGATAGCCGGGGAGCTGAGGGCAGAGGGCAGAAAGCCGTACCTGATCCCGATAGGCGGCGCTTCCCCAATCGGAACCCTCGGGTACGTGAGGGGAGTTGGAGAAATCGCCTCGCAGGCAAACGGGCTTGGCCTCGAGTTCGACACGGTAGTTGACGCCGTCGGCAGCGGCGGCACTTTAGCGGGAATAACCCTCGGCCTTAGCCTCCTTGGAGCGGAGACGGAGCCCGTAGGAATGGGCGTCGGGATATTCGCCGGCGACATGGAGGGGAGAGTCGTGGAACTAGCCGAGGAGACGCAGAAGCTTCTGGGAACCAAATGCAGGATCAAAAAGCCGAGGATACACGACTACAGCTTCGGCGCCTACGGGAAGATTGTGAAAGAGGTGGGGGAAACGATAAGGCTCGTGGCGAAGCTTGAGGGAATACTCCTCGACCCGGTCTACACCGGAAAGGCCTTCCACGGCCTCATGGAGATGGCCCAGACCGACGAGCTCGGCGAAACCGTGCTCTTCATCCACACGGGAGGGACCCCCGGCCTGTTCCACTACGGAGAGGAGATGCTCAGGCTCATGGAAAAGCCTTAA